The following are encoded together in the bacterium genome:
- a CDS encoding LLM class F420-dependent oxidoreductase produces MRLGLNAGYSGSRIAIDMDLVRQADDLGYYAIWSAEAYGSDAVTPLAWIAGQTKHIKLATGIMQMPARTPAMTAMTAMTLDQLSGGRFLLGLGASGPQVVEGWHGVAYGKPLVRTREYIEIVRAIWAREKPLEHHGMHYDIPYRGPDASGLGKPLKSILHGRPIPIYVAAIGPKSVAQCAEIADGWLPIFYSPFRAPKVYQASLDEGFRKGGKTAADFDIAVTVTVIVGDDVQACLDRIKPNLALYIGGMGARGKNFYNDLACRYGFAAEAKEIQDLYLAGKKDEAAAKVPNALADEIALVGPPERIKDRLAAWKASPVGTLNVATAQPKVLRLLAEAMA; encoded by the coding sequence ATGCGCCTCGGTCTGAACGCCGGCTACTCCGGCTCCCGTATCGCCATCGACATGGACCTCGTCCGCCAGGCGGACGACCTCGGCTACTACGCGATCTGGTCGGCCGAGGCCTACGGCTCCGACGCGGTCACGCCCCTCGCCTGGATCGCGGGGCAGACGAAGCACATAAAGCTCGCGACCGGCATCATGCAGATGCCGGCGCGCACGCCGGCGATGACCGCGATGACGGCGATGACGCTCGACCAGCTGTCGGGCGGGCGCTTCCTGCTCGGCCTCGGGGCCTCGGGGCCGCAGGTGGTCGAGGGCTGGCACGGGGTCGCGTACGGCAAGCCGCTGGTGCGCACGCGCGAGTACATCGAGATCGTGCGCGCCATCTGGGCACGCGAGAAGCCGCTCGAGCACCACGGCATGCACTACGACATCCCGTACCGCGGGCCGGACGCGTCGGGCCTCGGCAAGCCGCTGAAGAGCATCCTCCACGGCCGCCCGATCCCGATCTACGTCGCCGCCATCGGGCCGAAGAGCGTGGCGCAGTGCGCCGAGATCGCCGACGGCTGGCTGCCGATCTTCTACTCGCCGTTCCGCGCGCCGAAGGTCTACCAGGCGTCGCTCGACGAGGGCTTCCGAAAGGGCGGAAAGACCGCCGCCGACTTCGACATCGCCGTCACGGTCACGGTGATCGTCGGCGACGACGTGCAGGCGTGCCTCGACCGCATCAAACCGAACCTGGCGCTCTACATCGGCGGCATGGGCGCGCGCGGCAAGAACTTCTACAACGATCTCGCCTGCCGCTACGGCTTCGCCGCCGAGGCGAAGGAGATCCAGGACCTCTATCTGGCCGGCAAGAAGGACGAGGCGGCGGCCAAGGTCCCGAACGCGCTCGCCGACGAGATCGCGCTCGTGGGACCGCCGGAGCGGATCAAGGATCGGCTCGCGGCCTGGAAGGCGTCGCCCGTCGGCACGCTGAACGTCGCCACGGCGCAGCCGAAGGTGCTGCGCCTGCTCGCCGAGGCGATGGCCTGA
- a CDS encoding survival protein SurE, with translation MRHLVAAVVLAVSSTLAPLAAAAPPSPLRVLVTNDDGVGAPGIDAVVRALSQNPALAITVIAPATNQSGTGDSFTTGPVNVFPSSTAGAFPATAVAGYPADTVFYGVTYAMPVPPDLVVSGINAGQNVGNLTELSGTVGAALVAARFHIPAIAVSTALGAGIDYTEAATYTAQLVERFRTSKSLRSKLSPPKEPTALVVNVNFPTCPTGRTRGVVLASLGEITTITGYTPGTGTLMVPVVQTTSPFVIDCQVPTSGAFANDLEALRAGWATVTPLGANLGGVTRRLKSLRLLEKIPF, from the coding sequence ATGCGCCACCTCGTCGCCGCCGTCGTCCTCGCCGTCAGCTCGACGCTCGCCCCGCTCGCCGCCGCGGCGCCGCCCTCGCCGCTGCGCGTGCTGGTCACGAACGACGACGGCGTCGGCGCCCCCGGCATCGATGCGGTGGTGCGGGCGCTCAGCCAGAACCCCGCGCTCGCCATCACGGTGATCGCGCCGGCGACCAACCAGAGCGGCACCGGCGACAGCTTCACCACCGGCCCGGTCAACGTCTTCCCGTCCTCGACCGCCGGCGCGTTCCCCGCCACCGCGGTCGCCGGCTACCCGGCCGACACGGTCTTCTACGGCGTCACCTACGCGATGCCGGTGCCGCCCGACCTCGTCGTCTCCGGGATCAACGCGGGCCAGAACGTCGGCAACCTCACCGAGCTGTCGGGCACGGTCGGCGCGGCGCTCGTCGCGGCGCGCTTCCATATCCCCGCCATCGCCGTCAGCACGGCGCTCGGGGCGGGCATCGACTATACGGAGGCCGCGACCTACACCGCCCAGCTGGTGGAGCGCTTCCGCACGAGCAAGTCGCTGCGCAGCAAGCTGTCGCCGCCGAAGGAGCCGACCGCGCTGGTCGTGAACGTCAACTTCCCGACCTGCCCGACCGGCAGGACGCGCGGCGTCGTGCTCGCGTCCCTCGGCGAGATCACGACGATCACCGGCTACACGCCGGGCACCGGCACCCTCATGGTGCCGGTGGTGCAGACCACGAGCCCGTTCGTGATCGACTGCCAGGTCCCGACGAGCGGCGCGTTCGCCAACGACCTCGAGGCCCTCAGGGCCGGCTGGGCCACGGTGACGCCGCTCGGGGCGAACCTCGGCGGCGTCACGCGGCGGCTCAAGTCCCTCCGCCTGCTCGAGAAGATACCCTTCTGA
- a CDS encoding class I SAM-dependent methyltransferase, whose translation MATSEAAVMEFTQKALGDLGSALTAAMVVIGDKLGLYRAMAEGGPTDAATLAARTGTAERYVREWLNAQAAAGYVTYDPATRRYTLPEAHAVCLTEEDSPACVLGGFQGMTAAMRATPKIVERFRSGAGLGWHEHDPELFCGTERFFRPGYAAHLVDEWLPALDGVREKLERGGTVADVGCGHGASTVILARAFPNARITGFDYHPPSIAAATERARAAGVGERCRFEVAAAKTYPGRDYDLVTFFDCLHDMGDPLGAARHVRASLASDGTWMLVEPFAHDAAEDNHNPIGRIFYSVSTLVCTPASLSQEVGAALGAQAGEARLRAVLEEAGFTRIRRATETPFNLVLEARP comes from the coding sequence ATGGCGACGAGCGAAGCAGCGGTGATGGAATTCACCCAGAAGGCCCTCGGCGATCTCGGCTCGGCCCTGACCGCGGCGATGGTCGTGATCGGCGACAAGCTCGGGCTCTACCGCGCCATGGCCGAGGGCGGCCCGACCGACGCCGCGACGCTGGCGGCGCGCACGGGCACCGCCGAGCGCTACGTGCGCGAATGGCTGAACGCCCAGGCGGCCGCCGGCTACGTGACCTACGACCCGGCGACGCGCCGCTACACGCTGCCCGAGGCGCACGCGGTGTGCCTCACCGAGGAGGACAGCCCAGCGTGCGTGCTGGGCGGCTTCCAGGGCATGACCGCAGCCATGCGCGCGACGCCGAAGATCGTCGAGCGGTTCCGCAGCGGCGCCGGCCTCGGCTGGCACGAGCACGACCCGGAGCTGTTCTGCGGCACGGAGCGCTTCTTCCGGCCGGGCTATGCGGCGCATCTCGTCGACGAGTGGCTGCCCGCGCTCGACGGCGTACGCGAGAAGCTCGAGCGCGGCGGCACGGTGGCGGACGTCGGCTGCGGCCACGGCGCGTCGACGGTGATCCTGGCGCGGGCGTTCCCGAACGCGCGCATCACGGGCTTCGACTACCACCCGCCCTCGATCGCGGCGGCGACGGAGCGGGCCCGCGCCGCCGGCGTCGGCGAGCGCTGCCGCTTCGAGGTCGCGGCGGCCAAGACCTATCCGGGCCGCGACTACGATCTCGTGACGTTCTTCGACTGCCTGCACGACATGGGCGACCCCCTGGGCGCCGCACGCCACGTGCGCGCGTCGCTCGCCTCGGACGGCACCTGGATGCTCGTCGAGCCGTTCGCGCACGACGCGGCCGAGGACAACCACAACCCGATCGGCCGCATCTTCTACTCGGTCTCGACGCTGGTCTGCACGCCGGCGTCGCTCTCGCAGGAGGTGGGCGCGGCGCTCGGTGCCCAGGCGGGCGAGGCGCGCCTACGCGCGGTGCTCGAGGAGGCGGGCTTCACCCGCATCCGCCGCGCCACCGAGACGCCCTTCAACCTCGTCCTCGAAGCGCGCCCGTGA
- a CDS encoding phosphotransferase family protein: protein MDDPSLAVRLEQFVATQLPDARAVRVTALGRSTEGFSQETFTFDVECERAGRLERTAWVAKREPVAGLLEPYDLEPEFRVLHALSDDPLPSPPTPWFTRDPAVLERPFYVMARLPGDAPVPAPGPDGTGPFADADRPALAADVVAALARLHAIDWRARGLGFLGDPGTGLTTARTELARWEARIAASGLSIDPPLAEALAWLRANLPSCDEVTLVHGDYRLGNFLVVRDTGVARLSGVLDWEMVHLGDPLEDLAWCASAMWRAGTPFAAGLVPPDELAAQYTAASGRTVEPGRVAFYDVLAIVKMIAIMMTGLRAYRDGRTTDPRMAIFDHQLPYLHLLLGMVRGWLA from the coding sequence ATGGACGACCCGTCGCTCGCCGTGCGTCTCGAGCAGTTCGTCGCGACGCAGCTGCCGGACGCCCGGGCCGTCCGCGTGACCGCGCTCGGACGCAGCACCGAGGGCTTCTCGCAGGAGACGTTCACCTTCGACGTCGAGTGCGAGCGCGCCGGGCGGCTGGAGCGCACCGCCTGGGTCGCGAAGCGCGAGCCCGTCGCCGGGCTGCTCGAGCCCTACGATCTCGAGCCCGAGTTCCGCGTGCTGCACGCGCTCTCCGACGATCCCCTGCCCTCGCCGCCGACGCCCTGGTTCACCCGCGACCCGGCCGTGCTGGAGCGCCCGTTCTACGTGATGGCGCGCCTGCCGGGCGACGCCCCGGTGCCGGCGCCGGGCCCCGACGGCACGGGACCGTTCGCCGACGCCGACCGCCCGGCGCTCGCCGCCGACGTCGTCGCGGCGCTGGCCCGCCTGCACGCGATCGACTGGCGCGCGCGCGGGCTCGGCTTCCTCGGCGACCCGGGCACGGGCCTCACCACCGCGCGCACCGAGCTCGCCCGCTGGGAGGCGCGCATCGCCGCGAGCGGGCTGTCGATCGATCCGCCGCTCGCCGAGGCGCTCGCGTGGCTGCGCGCGAACCTGCCGTCGTGCGACGAGGTGACGCTGGTCCACGGCGACTACCGCCTCGGCAACTTCCTCGTCGTGCGCGACACGGGCGTCGCACGGCTCTCCGGCGTCCTCGATTGGGAGATGGTCCACCTCGGCGATCCGCTCGAGGACCTCGCCTGGTGCGCGTCGGCCATGTGGCGCGCCGGCACGCCGTTCGCCGCCGGCCTCGTCCCGCCCGACGAGCTCGCCGCGCAGTACACGGCGGCCAGCGGCCGCACGGTCGAGCCGGGCCGCGTGGCGTTCTACGACGTGCTGGCGATCGTCAAGATGATCGCCATCATGATGACCGGCCTGCGCGCGTATCGCGACGGCCGCACGACGGACCCGCGGATGGCGATCTTCGACCACCAGCTGCCCTACCTCCACCTCCTGCTCGGCATGGTGCGCGGGTGGCTCGCATGA